One stretch of Bacillota bacterium DNA includes these proteins:
- a CDS encoding DUF523 domain-containing protein has translation MKVYQKPVIVVSRCLSFDACRYDGARIEADFIQELEPFVEFIPVCPEVGIGLSVPRDPICIYKTDQGLRLIQPSTDRDLTDEMIGFAEGFLEDLEHVDGFILKSRSPSCGIEDCKLFAVDSPEEPIGSISGFFAAEVLKKYPRCRVISEKDMLDPELRQAFLQEILTAVRERAVKPVE, from the coding sequence ATGAAAGTTTATCAGAAACCGGTAATTGTAGTAAGCAGATGCTTGAGTTTTGACGCCTGCCGCTATGATGGAGCTCGGATCGAGGCAGATTTTATCCAGGAACTAGAACCTTTTGTAGAATTTATTCCTGTCTGTCCGGAAGTGGGAATAGGGCTCTCTGTTCCCAGGGACCCGATCTGCATCTATAAGACCGATCAGGGTTTACGATTAATCCAGCCCTCCACAGATCGGGATTTGACAGATGAGATGATTGGTTTTGCCGAAGGCTTTCTGGAAGATTTGGAGCATGTGGATGGATTTATCCTCAAAAGCCGCTCTCCTTCCTGCGGAATAGAGGACTGTAAGCTCTTTGCTGTCGACTCGCCCGAAGAGCCCATTGGAAGTATCAGCGGTTTTTTCGCAGCTGAGGTATTAAAGAAATACCCTAGATGCAGAGTAATCTCGGAAAAGGACATGCTTGATCCGGAGCTGAGGCAGGCTTTTCTTCAGGAAATTCTTACTGCAGTGCGGGAGCGGGCTGTAAAGCCTGTGGAATAG
- a CDS encoding DUF4912 domain-containing protein, which translates to MSILQPSGFTPPIPDAYGTPYLVCLVKNVHWVYVFWELTDDLLNKARQDLGEDPSARIVLRVWMGEAFERQVVCDLPLEANLGAQYVHLPQPGSAYQMEILLVGSQGSVSLLASNFVVTPFGGVCAVEDENWASIEDLYTQYAFKAAGEQLSSPQLWHISSQMYKPPQPADELELIVDTELVIYGKTAPDAVVFIQGEAVPTNPDGSFTVRYALPEGCTIFPIKAVSRDGKQKQTIVPLITKETY; encoded by the coding sequence TTGAGCATATTACAACCATCCGGATTTACGCCTCCTATACCTGATGCATATGGAACACCTTATTTGGTGTGCTTGGTTAAGAATGTACATTGGGTCTACGTCTTCTGGGAACTTACTGATGACCTTCTGAACAAGGCTCGACAGGATTTAGGGGAGGATCCTTCTGCGCGCATAGTCCTCAGAGTTTGGATGGGAGAAGCATTTGAACGGCAGGTTGTCTGCGATCTGCCTCTTGAAGCGAATCTGGGAGCGCAGTATGTCCATCTGCCGCAACCGGGCAGTGCTTATCAGATGGAAATCCTGCTGGTGGGCTCTCAGGGATCGGTTTCGCTTCTAGCTTCCAATTTTGTAGTTACACCCTTTGGCGGAGTATGCGCTGTCGAGGATGAAAACTGGGCAAGCATTGAGGACTTGTACACCCAGTACGCATTTAAAGCGGCGGGAGAGCAGTTAAGCTCGCCCCAGCTTTGGCATATTTCCAGTCAGATGTACAAGCCGCCTCAACCCGCTGACGAACTAGAGTTAATCGTTGATACAGAACTGGTTATTTATGGAAAAACAGCGCCCGATGCGGTGGTCTTTATTCAGGGTGAGGCTGTGCCTACCAATCCTGACGGATCGTTTACCGTAAGATACGCGTTGCCTGAAGGCTGCACAATCTTTCCTATCAAGGCAGTCAGCAGAGATGGTAAGCAAAAACAAACAATCGTGCCGCTGATAACGAAGGAAACATATTAA
- a CDS encoding glycosyltransferase family 4 protein, with protein MRILVLSWEYPPKIVGGLARAVADLSEAMAARGHDVCVISGDYPQGSSSEFREGVRVERVNTEHPQPLNFLDSVFYFNYQVIERALKLWSSGWHWDVVHAHDWLVGHAAKVLKHGFGCPMIATIHATEWGRNNGLHNDLQRHISDVEWWLTYEAYAVICCSFYMCGELQRIFQVPQDKIMVIPNGVKADKFTSTVKDLTAFRSKYASPEERIVFFIGRLVYEKGVQVLLDAVPKVLARIPDAKFIVAGAGPNEKELRHRAAAMGAADRVIFVGFVDDQIRNSFYRIANAAVFPSLYEPFGIVALEAMAAGTPVVVSDIGGFAEIVQHGKNGLTTYVGNSQSLADNIVAILDAPALAKKLRDQAYEDVTTKYQWSRIAEQTEEVFNQVISRSALEDGRDFNSRMANLPRYDRYQQTGDYLDLIIAKSAQRRLRRDKE; from the coding sequence GTGAGAATACTGGTCTTGTCTTGGGAATACCCGCCTAAGATTGTAGGCGGGCTGGCCCGCGCAGTTGCTGATTTATCCGAGGCAATGGCTGCTCGGGGCCATGATGTCTGCGTGATTTCCGGCGATTATCCTCAGGGAAGCAGCTCTGAGTTTCGGGAAGGGGTAAGGGTAGAGCGAGTGAACACAGAGCACCCACAGCCGCTGAATTTTCTTGATTCAGTTTTTTATTTTAATTACCAAGTGATCGAACGTGCTCTTAAACTGTGGTCTAGTGGTTGGCACTGGGATGTGGTGCATGCCCATGACTGGTTGGTTGGGCACGCCGCCAAAGTGCTAAAACATGGGTTTGGCTGTCCAATGATCGCCACAATCCATGCGACAGAGTGGGGGCGCAATAATGGACTGCACAATGATCTGCAGCGGCATATCAGCGATGTGGAGTGGTGGCTGACCTACGAAGCCTATGCCGTCATCTGCTGCAGCTTTTATATGTGCGGAGAGCTTCAGCGCATATTCCAAGTGCCCCAGGATAAAATAATGGTTATACCCAATGGCGTCAAGGCGGACAAATTCACCAGCACTGTGAAAGATTTGACAGCTTTTAGAAGTAAATATGCCAGTCCAGAAGAGAGAATTGTTTTTTTTATAGGGCGGCTGGTCTACGAGAAAGGGGTACAGGTGCTGTTGGACGCTGTGCCTAAGGTGCTGGCGCGGATACCTGATGCCAAGTTTATTGTTGCTGGTGCAGGACCAAATGAAAAAGAACTCCGGCACAGGGCGGCAGCGATGGGTGCAGCTGACAGAGTTATTTTTGTCGGATTTGTAGATGATCAGATTAGAAACAGCTTTTACCGCATAGCGAATGCAGCGGTTTTTCCCAGTTTATATGAGCCTTTCGGAATTGTGGCTTTGGAAGCTATGGCAGCTGGTACACCGGTGGTGGTAAGCGATATTGGAGGTTTTGCCGAAATCGTACAGCACGGAAAAAATGGTTTAACCACCTACGTGGGCAACAGCCAGTCTTTGGCAGATAATATTGTGGCTATCCTGGACGCTCCTGCCTTAGCCAAGAAGCTGCGGGATCAGGCCTATGAAGATGTTACCACCAAGTATCAGTGGAGTAGAATTGCTGAGCAGACAGAGGAGGTGTTTAACCAAGTCATCAGCCGCAGCGCGTTGGAGGATGGGCGGGATTTCAACTCCAGGATGGCTAACTTGCCTCGCTATGATCGCTATCAGCAGACAGGCGATTATCTGGACCTTATCATAGCTAAGTCAGCGCAGAGAAGACTGAGGAGGGACAAAGAATGA
- a CDS encoding NTP transferase domain-containing protein, whose protein sequence is MKAVIMAGGEGTRLRPLTCTMPKPMVPVVNKPMMEHILDLLKKHDFHEIASTLWYMPEVIQDYFGDGSNYNVSIEYFIEPKQLGTAGSVKNAESFLDETFIVVSGDCLTDINLQFAVDFHRRKGALVTIVLTEVPNPLSYGVVITDEKGRIVRFVEKPSWSEVFSDTVNTGIYIIEPEALTQIPKNEKFDFSQDLFPKLLEQGAPLYGYTADGYWSDVGGLEAYRQAQYDCLSGQVKIELPEAQSSSIWIDIDADIADDVQITGPVYIGKDAKITSGCCIGPYTVISSCCQLDPGADIKRSVLWPHVKVGADSQLRGAVLASNACVGAKTQVYEGSIVGEKSIIGSRTIIEPNVKIWPHKQIAAGSRLSDSVVWGSHSESTLFTKDGIKGDIRTSLTPEKIVRFGLAYGAFVGRGGAVLVSSDGSELGRVAKRALISGLLAAGINVYDTGSVHGILARFGVSYIKVDGGLHCRTLVEQENSVNIICWDQHGYWLSKDEQRRIENLFLREDFPRVGAAEIGALAYVPKLAEQYIASAAKLYAPYLQGFRLKISGDEQELADLAGQFLTRAGCSIVRDDPELIIRIADQQWEIADPSGSALTDDQWWELFIYNQKLKSQDRVAVPVHVSNHVAKTAKQQNMEVVWTKTDPRVWMEIASELGNVRVDPESEIEYFPFIDPLVSIGEALSYLRQTGTTLDEIRFESTQNRAYKTVYCPWESKGRVMRSMISAADLETAEFLDGIRYYLDSGWALVVPDGDEPLFHVFCEAQTSEEADALAQVYADQIENFLLGGEA, encoded by the coding sequence ATGAAAGCGGTTATTATGGCCGGGGGCGAGGGTACACGGCTGCGCCCGCTGACATGCACCATGCCCAAGCCGATGGTTCCTGTCGTCAATAAACCGATGATGGAACATATTCTTGATCTGCTGAAGAAGCACGATTTTCATGAGATCGCCAGCACCTTATGGTACATGCCGGAGGTAATTCAAGATTATTTTGGGGATGGCAGCAATTATAATGTTTCTATCGAATATTTCATTGAACCCAAACAATTGGGGACAGCCGGGAGTGTTAAGAATGCGGAGAGCTTCCTTGATGAAACCTTCATTGTTGTCAGCGGTGACTGCCTGACAGATATCAATCTCCAATTCGCTGTTGATTTTCACCGTCGAAAAGGCGCCTTAGTAACCATAGTATTGACTGAGGTACCCAATCCTCTCAGCTACGGGGTAGTTATTACTGATGAGAAGGGCAGGATCGTTCGGTTTGTAGAAAAACCCTCCTGGAGTGAGGTTTTCAGCGACACAGTTAATACCGGAATCTATATTATAGAACCGGAAGCGCTTACCCAAATTCCTAAGAATGAAAAATTTGATTTCAGCCAGGACTTATTTCCTAAATTGCTTGAGCAAGGGGCTCCGCTGTATGGCTATACAGCGGATGGCTACTGGTCCGATGTGGGCGGCTTAGAAGCCTACCGCCAAGCTCAGTATGACTGCTTGTCAGGTCAGGTTAAGATTGAACTGCCGGAAGCGCAAAGCAGCAGTATTTGGATCGATATTGATGCTGATATTGCCGATGATGTCCAGATTACCGGACCTGTTTACATCGGAAAGGATGCAAAAATAACGTCGGGCTGTTGCATCGGCCCGTACACTGTGATCAGCAGCTGCTGTCAGCTTGATCCCGGTGCGGATATTAAACGAAGTGTGCTGTGGCCGCATGTAAAGGTGGGCGCAGACTCCCAGCTGCGAGGTGCAGTTTTAGCAAGTAATGCATGTGTTGGAGCAAAGACGCAAGTCTACGAAGGGTCGATAGTGGGAGAGAAATCGATCATAGGCTCAAGAACGATAATTGAACCAAATGTTAAAATCTGGCCCCACAAACAAATTGCCGCTGGTTCTCGTCTGAGCGACAGTGTGGTTTGGGGCAGTCACAGCGAATCAACTCTATTTACCAAAGATGGCATCAAAGGGGATATCCGCACATCCTTGACTCCAGAGAAGATTGTGCGGTTCGGATTGGCTTATGGAGCCTTTGTCGGTAGAGGTGGAGCAGTACTTGTCAGCAGCGATGGCAGTGAGCTTGGACGGGTTGCAAAACGAGCCCTTATTTCCGGCTTGCTGGCTGCCGGAATTAATGTCTATGATACCGGCAGCGTTCACGGTATTCTTGCGCGCTTCGGTGTCAGCTATATCAAAGTGGATGGCGGTCTCCACTGCCGGACATTGGTCGAACAGGAAAACTCAGTAAACATTATCTGCTGGGACCAGCATGGATACTGGCTGTCTAAGGATGAGCAGCGCAGAATTGAGAATCTTTTCTTGCGTGAGGATTTCCCACGCGTCGGCGCTGCCGAAATTGGAGCTTTGGCGTATGTCCCCAAATTGGCCGAGCAGTATATTGCGAGTGCAGCAAAACTATACGCCCCTTATCTACAGGGTTTTCGATTAAAGATCTCTGGGGATGAGCAGGAACTGGCAGATCTGGCTGGGCAGTTTTTAACCAGGGCAGGATGCAGCATAGTTCGCGATGACCCAGAGCTTATAATTCGGATAGCAGATCAGCAGTGGGAAATAGCTGATCCCAGCGGCAGCGCATTAACAGATGATCAGTGGTGGGAGCTGTTTATCTATAACCAAAAGCTTAAAAGTCAAGACCGGGTTGCTGTGCCAGTTCATGTTTCCAACCATGTGGCGAAAACAGCCAAACAGCAGAATATGGAAGTTGTCTGGACTAAAACTGACCCGAGAGTGTGGATGGAAATTGCTTCAGAGCTTGGCAATGTTCGGGTAGACCCTGAAAGCGAAATAGAGTATTTTCCTTTTATTGATCCGCTAGTCAGCATCGGTGAAGCTTTAAGTTACTTAAGACAAACTGGTACAACCCTTGATGAGATTCGTTTTGAAAGTACCCAAAACCGTGCTTATAAAACGGTCTACTGCCCATGGGAGAGTAAAGGCAGAGTTATGCGGAGCATGATTTCGGCGGCCGATCTTGAAACGGCTGAGTTTTTGGATGGTATTCGATATTACCTTGACAGCGGCTGGGCGCTGGTGGTACCAGACGGTGATGAACCCCTATTTCATGTTTTTTGTGAAGCTCAAACCAGCGAAGAGGCGGACGCCCTAGCCCAGGTCTATGCTGACCAGATTGAAAACTTTCTTTTAGGAGGGGAAGCATAA
- a CDS encoding RNA pseudouridine synthase, with translation MLSIPIIYEDNHLLVVEKPVNVLSQADRTGDPDMLTLLKQDLKERYNKPGNVYLGLVHRLDRPVGGVMVFAKTSKAAGRLSKQFVDGSFEKIYLAVVHGRPKKSAGQLVHYLKKDRELNKVAASAGEVSGSRKAVLNYQVLESQKGCSLVRIELITGRPHQIRAQFAAEGTPLIGDQKYGIPTKDHVQIALWSCQVGFSHPTLKEWMTFKLLPPTRLYPWNQFNWDY, from the coding sequence ATGCTGTCTATTCCAATAATCTATGAGGACAACCATTTATTGGTGGTGGAGAAACCGGTTAATGTGCTGTCTCAGGCAGATCGCACTGGTGATCCCGATATGCTGACTTTGTTGAAGCAGGATCTAAAGGAGCGCTACAATAAACCGGGGAATGTGTATCTTGGCTTAGTGCACCGCCTTGACCGCCCGGTGGGAGGTGTGATGGTTTTTGCCAAGACTTCGAAGGCAGCCGGACGCCTTTCCAAGCAGTTTGTTGATGGAAGTTTTGAGAAGATCTACCTGGCCGTTGTTCACGGCAGACCTAAAAAATCTGCTGGACAGCTTGTCCATTATTTAAAGAAAGATAGAGAACTTAATAAGGTTGCGGCGAGTGCTGGAGAGGTTTCCGGCAGCAGAAAAGCTGTTTTGAATTACCAGGTGCTGGAAAGCCAAAAGGGATGCAGTCTTGTGCGGATAGAGCTGATAACCGGACGCCCGCATCAGATTCGTGCGCAGTTTGCAGCCGAGGGTACTCCGTTGATTGGAGACCAGAAGTACGGCATTCCGACTAAAGATCATGTTCAAATCGCTTTGTGGTCTTGTCAGGTGGGGTTCAGCCATCCAACATTAAAAGAATGGATGACCTTTAAGCTTCTGCCTCCGACCAGGCTGTATCCGTGGAATCAATTTAATTGGGATTACTAA